The Pecten maximus chromosome 14, xPecMax1.1, whole genome shotgun sequence genome includes a region encoding these proteins:
- the LOC117342622 gene encoding uncharacterized protein LOC117342622, whose amino-acid sequence MVHKVDTTGSLVVHKVDTSGSLVVHKVDTSGSLVVHKVDTTGSLVVHKVDTTDSLVVQKVDTTGSLIVRKVDTTDSLVVHKVETTGILVVHKVDTSGSLVVHKVDTTDSLVVHKVDTTGSLVVHKVDTTGSLIVHKVDTTGSLIVHKVDTSGSLVVHKGDNTGSLVVHKVDTTGSLVVHKVDNTGSLVVHKVHTTGSLVVHKVHTTGSLIVHKVDTTDSLVVHKVDTSGSLVVHKVDTTCSLAVHKVDTSGSLIVHKVDTTGSLIVHKVDTTGSLVVHKVDTSGSLVVHKVDTTGSLVVHKVDTTDSLVVHKVDTTGSLIVRKVDTTDSLVVHKVETTGILVVHKVDTSGSLVVHKVDTTDSLVVHKVETTGSLVVQKDLDNR is encoded by the coding sequence ATGGTCCACAAGGTTGACACTACAGGTAGTCTAGTAGTCCACAAGGTTGACACTTCAGGTAGTCTAGTTGTCCACAAGGTTGACACTTCAGGTAGTCTAGTTGTCCACAAGGTTGACACTACAGGTAGTCTAGTTGTCCACAAGGTTGACACTACAGATAGTCTAGTTGTCCAAAAGGTTGACACTACAGGTAGTCTAATAGTCCGCAAGGTTGACACTACAGATAGTCTAGTTGTCCACAAGGTTGAAACTACAGGTATTCTAGTTGTCCACAAGGTTGACACTTCAGGTAGTCTAGTTGTCCACAAGGTTGACACTACAGATAGTCTAGTTGTCCACAAGGTTGACACCACAGGTAGTCTAGTTGTCCACAAAGTTGACACTACAGGTAGTCTAATAGTCCACAAGGTTGACACTACAGGTAGTCTAATAGTCCACAAGGTTGACACTTCAGGTAGTCTAGTTGTCCACAAGGGTGACAATACAGGTAGTCTAGTAGTCCACAAAGTTGACACTACAGGTAGTCTAGTTGTCCACAAAGTTGACAATACAGGTAGTCTAGTTGTCCACAAGGTTCACACTACAGGTAGTCTAGTTGTCCACAAGGTTCACACTACAGGTAGTCTAATAGTCCACAAGGTTGACACTACAGATAGTCTAGTAGTCCACAAGGTTGACACTTCAGGTAGTCTAGTTGTCCACAAGGTTGACACCACATGTAGTCTAGCTGTCCACAAGGTTGACACTTCAGGTAGTCTAATAGTCCACAAGGTTGACACTACAGGTAGTCTAATAGTCCACAAGGTTGACACTACAGGTAGTCTAGTTGTCCACAAGGTTGACACTTCAGGTAGTCTAGTTGTCCACAAGGTTGACACTACAGGTAGTCTAGTTGTCCACAAGGTTGACACTACAGATAGTCTAGTTGTCCACAAGGTTGACACTACAGGTAGTCTAATAGTCCGCAAGGTTGACACTACAGATAGTCTAGTTGTCCACAAGGTTGAAACTACAGGTATTCTAGTTGTCCACAAGGTTGACACTTCAGGTAGTCTAGTTGTCCACAAGGTTGACACTACAGATAGTCTAGTTGTCCACAAGGTTGAAACTACAGGTAGTCTAGTTGTCCAAAAGGACTTGGACAACAGGTAG